From one Butyricimonas faecihominis genomic stretch:
- a CDS encoding F0F1 ATP synthase subunit delta, protein MDEGLIARRYAKAVFRYAQELNAADAVYEKMKLFEKNYIAHPDLQKALLNPLLSPEDKEMLLSTAIGIEPGEAYIKGIRLLIRNHREMYVRSICLMFQKIYRAANGIIRVKIITAMELSDETMDKIKEFVRRHTDKTIEFVHKVDPSIIGGFILQIGSRQLDASLMKELKEMSLQFGFLDYK, encoded by the coding sequence ATGGACGAAGGATTGATTGCTCGAAGGTATGCAAAGGCCGTGTTTCGATACGCGCAGGAGTTAAATGCTGCTGATGCAGTGTATGAGAAGATGAAATTATTCGAGAAAAATTATATCGCTCATCCCGACTTGCAGAAAGCTTTGTTAAATCCGTTGTTATCACCCGAGGATAAGGAAATGCTGCTCTCCACGGCTATCGGAATCGAACCGGGAGAGGCGTACATCAAGGGTATTCGTTTGTTGATAAGAAACCACCGGGAAATGTATGTCAGGTCAATTTGCCTGATGTTTCAGAAGATTTACCGGGCTGCAAACGGGATTATCCGGGTGAAGATCATCACGGCGATGGAGTTGTCGGACGAGACGATGGATAAGATCAAAGAGTTCGTGCGGCGTCATACTGATAAGACAATAGAGTTTGTCCATAAGGTTGATCCCTCGATTATCGGAGGTTTTATATTACAGATCGGGTCCCGACAACTAGATGCCTCGCTGATGAAAGAGCTGAAGGAGATGAGTCTCCAGTTTGGATTTTTAGATTATAAATGA
- the atpA gene encoding F0F1 ATP synthase subunit alpha: MLKANEISDILEMQLKEVDTKMAFEEVGTVMEVGDGVAHVFGLDNVQANELLEFENGVRGVAMNLEEDNVGVILMNAGDRVKENYTVKRTGSIASVKVGEGLLGRVVNTLGEPIDGAGPIEGELIQLPLERKAPGVIYRQPVKEPLQTGIKAIDSMVPIGRGQRELIIGDRQTGKTSIAVDTILNQKRNFDNGDPIYCIYVAIGQKASSVAMLVNTLQERGAMQYTVVVAANASDSAAMRYYAPFAGATIGEYFRDSGRHALVVYDDLSKQAVAYREISLILRRPSGREAYPGDIFYLHSRLLERAARIISSDEMAQTMNDLPDVLKPTAKGGGSLTALPIIETQAGDVSAYIPTNVISITDGQIFLEAGLFNEGVRPAINVGISVSRVGGNAQVKAMKKIAGTLKIDQAQYRELEAFSKFGGDMDSVTEMVIDKGRKNAQLLIQPQHAPMPVEEEIAVIYCGTQGLLRNVELKHVAEFEKMFLEILRSKYQKEILEPLREGVLDENVSKLLEEVATEVGQTFN, encoded by the coding sequence ATGTTGAAAGCGAATGAAATATCAGATATTTTAGAAATGCAACTCAAGGAGGTCGATACGAAGATGGCTTTCGAAGAGGTGGGAACCGTGATGGAGGTTGGTGACGGGGTGGCCCACGTGTTCGGGCTGGATAATGTGCAGGCTAACGAGTTGCTGGAATTTGAGAACGGGGTTCGTGGGGTTGCCATGAACTTGGAGGAAGATAATGTGGGAGTGATTCTGATGAATGCCGGTGATCGGGTGAAGGAAAATTACACGGTGAAACGTACGGGAAGTATTGCCTCCGTGAAGGTGGGAGAGGGATTGCTCGGACGGGTTGTCAACACGCTGGGTGAACCTATCGACGGAGCCGGACCTATAGAAGGGGAATTGATACAGTTACCGTTGGAACGTAAGGCTCCGGGGGTAATCTATCGTCAGCCGGTGAAAGAACCGTTACAGACAGGGATCAAGGCGATTGATTCCATGGTGCCGATCGGACGGGGACAGCGGGAGCTGATCATCGGAGACCGTCAGACCGGAAAGACATCTATTGCCGTGGATACGATCTTGAACCAGAAAAGAAATTTCGATAACGGTGATCCGATTTATTGTATTTACGTGGCTATCGGTCAGAAAGCATCATCTGTAGCCATGTTGGTGAACACGTTGCAGGAGAGAGGTGCGATGCAGTACACTGTTGTTGTTGCGGCAAACGCATCCGATTCGGCAGCTATGCGTTACTATGCGCCTTTTGCGGGAGCGACGATCGGAGAGTATTTTCGAGACAGTGGTCGTCACGCATTAGTCGTGTATGATGACCTTTCCAAACAGGCTGTCGCTTATCGTGAGATTTCTTTGATTTTGCGTCGTCCTTCCGGGCGTGAGGCTTATCCGGGAGATATATTCTATTTACATTCTCGTTTGTTGGAACGGGCAGCGCGAATTATATCCAGTGATGAGATGGCACAGACAATGAATGATTTGCCGGATGTGTTGAAACCCACTGCCAAAGGAGGTGGTTCATTAACCGCATTGCCGATTATCGAGACTCAGGCAGGAGACGTGTCGGCGTATATTCCGACAAACGTTATTTCTATCACGGACGGGCAGATTTTCCTTGAGGCCGGATTGTTCAACGAAGGGGTACGTCCCGCAATTAACGTGGGAATCTCGGTATCCCGTGTCGGTGGTAATGCCCAAGTGAAAGCTATGAAGAAGATTGCCGGAACATTGAAGATCGATCAGGCCCAGTACCGGGAATTGGAGGCCTTCTCTAAGTTTGGAGGAGACATGGATTCTGTGACGGAGATGGTGATCGATAAAGGGCGTAAGAATGCTCAGTTATTGATTCAGCCCCAGCATGCACCGATGCCCGTGGAGGAAGAGATTGCCGTGATTTATTGCGGTACACAAGGGTTGTTGCGTAACGTGGAGTTGAAGCATGTAGCCGAGTTTGAGAAGATGTTCTTGGAAATATTGCGATCCAAATACCAAAAAGAGATTTTGGAGCCATTGCGGGAGGGGGTTCTGGATGAAAATGTATCTAAATTATTAGAAGAAGTGGCCACGGAAGTGGGGCAGACTTTTAATTAG
- the atpG gene encoding ATP synthase F1 subunit gamma yields MASTRELKGRINSVHSSQKITGAMKMISSARLRKSENALNHARPYMEQLQNILDHIASEINDYQSPLSQDRQVQRVAIVIFAANEGLCGAFNLLLYKKLLETLQEYDGKVKSPVFVYPVGRKLVNDIKRTRGVEVMPIPDLFEKKQYAEGATALADELIRRFLEKDVDRVEVIYAHYKSMGTQIISREQLLPWVPQETKALSDKERNKVYIYEPDCEEILETIYPLVIHSTMYRYLLENQTSEQASRILSMQMANDNAIKLLKNLQLEYNKLRQQNITAELMDIVGGSIE; encoded by the coding sequence ATGGCATCAACACGTGAATTGAAAGGAAGGATAAATTCGGTACATTCTTCTCAAAAGATAACCGGAGCCATGAAGATGATCTCTTCTGCCCGGTTGAGGAAGTCTGAGAATGCATTGAATCATGCCCGTCCTTACATGGAACAGTTGCAAAATATACTGGATCATATTGCAAGTGAAATTAATGATTATCAGTCTCCGTTGAGTCAGGATCGTCAGGTTCAACGGGTCGCAATTGTTATTTTTGCTGCCAATGAAGGTTTATGTGGCGCTTTTAACCTGCTATTATACAAGAAATTATTGGAGACATTACAAGAGTATGATGGTAAGGTTAAATCGCCTGTTTTCGTTTATCCCGTGGGGAGAAAGCTCGTGAACGATATAAAACGGACGAGGGGGGTGGAGGTTATGCCGATCCCCGATCTTTTCGAAAAAAAACAATATGCAGAAGGAGCAACGGCATTGGCAGATGAATTAATTCGTCGTTTTTTGGAGAAGGATGTGGATCGGGTCGAAGTTATTTATGCTCATTATAAGAGTATGGGAACACAGATCATTAGTCGGGAGCAGTTACTTCCGTGGGTACCTCAGGAAACGAAAGCTCTTTCAGATAAAGAACGAAATAAAGTATATATTTACGAGCCGGATTGCGAAGAGATATTGGAGACGATTTATCCGTTGGTTATCCATTCCACAATGTATCGGTACCTACTGGAAAATCAGACTTCTGAACAGGCCTCTCGCATCTTGTCTATGCAAATGGCAAATGATAATGCTATTAAGTTGTTGAAAAACTTGCAGTTGGAATACAATAAGTTGAGACAACAGAATATTACGGCCGAGTTGATGGATATTGTGGGTGGGTCAATTGAATGA
- a CDS encoding DUF6051 family protein: MEISTRTKQLKAIFSYDKKVILEDQPLEIRPYHFIQNMGVNEIEQFQQLIPTSEFCSIPDNNIQENKSFSYTIFTPKGSRKTDQAILLLHGLNERNWDKYLTWAEYLSLATGKAVILFPIAFHMNRTPGNWYNPRALMPWVARRKQEVEHLDNSTFVNVALSYRLSDTPLRFYISGKESMFNLWQLFREIKTGQHPLFEKDSSINIFAYSIGAFLSQILMLANPDHLLDDSKLFLFCGGSIFSQMDGSARDIMDREAYRRVKNYFLNDFLTKNDEQRMLPVLYEEDFMEKAFKAMIRPEVMKNYRESFFERIQDRLRIVTLKKDTVMPTQGVIEALGPKCVDTILEELDFPYEYSHQNPFPTNTGATPEMLYQSFTGIFNRVANFL, translated from the coding sequence ATGGAAATCTCAACTAGAACAAAACAATTAAAGGCTATTTTTTCTTATGACAAGAAAGTTATCCTAGAAGATCAACCACTGGAAATTCGTCCTTATCATTTTATCCAGAACATGGGAGTAAATGAAATAGAGCAATTTCAGCAATTGATCCCGACAAGTGAATTTTGTTCTATCCCGGACAATAATATTCAGGAGAACAAGAGTTTTTCGTATACCATATTCACGCCTAAAGGATCACGAAAAACGGACCAGGCAATCCTGTTATTACACGGGCTGAACGAACGTAACTGGGACAAATACCTCACTTGGGCAGAATATTTATCCTTAGCCACGGGTAAAGCGGTTATTTTGTTTCCGATAGCTTTCCACATGAACCGTACTCCCGGTAACTGGTATAATCCGAGAGCCCTTATGCCTTGGGTGGCTCGTCGTAAGCAAGAAGTGGAACATCTGGATAATTCCACGTTTGTCAACGTGGCATTAAGTTATCGCCTCTCGGACACCCCTTTGCGTTTTTACATATCCGGAAAAGAGTCCATGTTCAATTTATGGCAGTTATTCCGGGAAATAAAAACCGGACAACACCCCCTATTTGAAAAAGATTCATCCATAAACATTTTCGCCTATTCCATCGGAGCGTTCCTGTCACAGATTCTGATGCTTGCCAACCCGGATCATCTATTGGATGACAGTAAACTATTCCTCTTCTGTGGAGGCTCCATATTCAGCCAAATGGACGGAAGTGCCCGGGATATTATGGACCGAGAGGCGTATCGAAGAGTTAAGAATTATTTTCTGAATGATTTTCTGACAAAAAATGATGAACAGCGAATGCTCCCCGTTTTGTATGAAGAGGATTTCATGGAAAAAGCATTTAAAGCGATGATACGTCCCGAGGTAATGAAGAATTACCGGGAATCATTTTTCGAGCGAATTCAAGACCGTCTACGGATTGTCACGCTCAAAAAAGATACGGTAATGCCAACACAAGGAGTTATTGAGGCACTCGGTCCCAAATGTGTTGATACTATATTGGAAGAATTAGATTTTCCGTACGAGTATTCCCATCAAAATCCATTTCCCACTAACACGGGAGCCACACCTGAAATGCTTTATCAATCTTTTACCGGGATATTTAATAGAGTGGCCAATTTCCTATGA
- a CDS encoding LytR/AlgR family response regulator transcription factor: MNVLTRKIPAYYYDKSNLIRLVLFTAFFDLIFINIYKPFSSLTWYPVSEFKFFIFSSLVILTGVLAVAISRVIMYFYTKKHTLNYIEYGIWIVLEIFFLSTFYTVYSCFLRPERDVIETFWEASENTSLILLLPYAILMLYFSWRDKEQKLQMLEEMKGDTGGTSVISFRDEKGELRLSIKHSNLLYIESADNYVQIWYLNKGVVTKFMLRNTLKAMEETFEGTNVLRCHRSYMVNFEHVKVIRREKDGVYLEFGVEKVPDIPISKTYSEKVTRWFMCYSSSNE, translated from the coding sequence ATGAACGTGTTGACCCGAAAAATACCAGCTTACTATTACGATAAATCAAATTTAATACGCTTGGTATTATTCACTGCTTTTTTTGATCTGATTTTTATCAATATCTACAAACCTTTCAGTTCTCTGACGTGGTATCCGGTATCGGAATTTAAGTTTTTCATTTTTTCGAGTCTGGTCATTCTTACCGGAGTACTTGCCGTGGCGATCAGTCGTGTGATCATGTATTTTTACACGAAGAAGCATACCCTTAATTATATCGAGTATGGCATCTGGATCGTGTTGGAAATTTTCTTTCTATCGACGTTCTACACGGTTTATTCTTGTTTTTTACGGCCGGAGAGGGACGTGATAGAAACTTTTTGGGAGGCCTCAGAAAACACGTCATTAATTCTTTTATTGCCTTATGCGATCTTGATGCTTTATTTTTCTTGGCGGGATAAGGAACAGAAATTGCAGATGCTTGAAGAGATGAAGGGAGATACCGGGGGGACGAGTGTTATTTCTTTTCGGGATGAGAAAGGTGAATTGCGTTTGTCAATCAAACATTCGAACTTGCTTTATATCGAGTCCGCGGATAATTACGTGCAGATTTGGTATTTGAATAAAGGCGTGGTGACAAAATTCATGTTGCGTAATACTTTGAAGGCGATGGAAGAGACATTTGAAGGGACGAATGTATTGAGGTGCCATCGTTCCTATATGGTGAATTTCGAGCATGTTAAAGTGATTCGTCGGGAGAAAGATGGAGTCTATTTGGAATTCGGGGTTGAGAAAGTTCCCGATATTCCGATTTCAAAGACTTACAGTGAGAAAGTGACGCGCTGGTTCATGTGTTATTCCTCTTCGAATGAGTAA
- a CDS encoding helix-turn-helix domain-containing protein, whose product MSKYQYRPPCRELSGYVQYYWMLDLEDVCPSCEPHRLTPQGFMEIVFYYRDSYKLILSDGEETHPRATLYGQRTEFIDVLPTGRVGLMSVVFTPVGVRDILHLPLNELTNRYVSLEEVLGREGKDMEEQMMNLSGFDERVEGLESFLLGRLQRRNEFENNRMRMVMTRLLQCRGMFNVEQLASYACLSRKQFERVFAAYVGLMPKQYLRVIRFLYAVEFRNRMPEVDLATLAFHTGYYDAAHLANEIKALTGHTSSTLFQLMCFSEDAESIEWFLGA is encoded by the coding sequence ATGAGTAAATACCAATACAGACCGCCTTGCCGGGAATTATCCGGGTATGTCCAGTATTACTGGATGCTAGATCTTGAGGATGTATGTCCATCGTGTGAGCCGCATCGTCTTACACCGCAGGGATTCATGGAAATTGTTTTTTATTATCGGGATTCGTACAAGCTTATTCTGTCCGATGGAGAAGAAACTCATCCCCGGGCGACACTTTACGGGCAGCGAACCGAATTTATAGATGTTTTACCCACGGGTAGGGTGGGGCTGATGTCGGTTGTGTTTACCCCTGTGGGGGTACGGGACATTTTGCATTTGCCTCTGAATGAGCTGACAAACCGATACGTCTCTCTGGAAGAGGTGTTGGGAAGAGAAGGGAAAGATATGGAAGAGCAAATGATGAATCTTTCCGGTTTTGACGAACGGGTGGAGGGTTTGGAGTCATTTTTGTTAGGTCGCTTGCAGCGAAGAAATGAATTTGAGAATAACCGGATGCGGATGGTCATGACTCGTTTATTACAGTGTCGGGGAATGTTCAATGTGGAGCAACTGGCCAGTTATGCTTGTTTGAGTAGAAAGCAATTTGAGCGTGTGTTTGCGGCTTACGTGGGATTAATGCCGAAACAATACTTACGGGTGATTCGTTTTTTGTATGCCGTGGAATTTCGAAATCGAATGCCGGAGGTTGATTTGGCAACATTGGCATTCCATACCGGATATTACGATGCGGCTCATCTGGCGAATGAAATTAAGGCTTTAACCGGTCATACTTCGTCAACTCTTTTTCAATTGATGTGTTTTTCCGAGGATGCAGAGAGTATTGAATGGTTTCTAGGTGCATAG
- a CDS encoding VOC family protein: MKTFVAFFEIPAVNMERAVQFYGTVFGEKLEVVEYGEEKMAFISSGNQQPIGCIFNLKGYQPTSNSITISFYTENMDESLVLVRKAGGKIATEPCETCEGSKDYFAYFLDTEGNRIGLFTRNIHPGE, from the coding sequence ATGAAAACATTCGTAGCTTTTTTTGAGATTCCTGCTGTCAACATGGAGAGGGCAGTTCAGTTTTACGGGACGGTTTTCGGAGAAAAACTGGAGGTTGTCGAATACGGGGAAGAGAAGATGGCTTTTATTTCTTCCGGTAATCAGCAACCGATCGGCTGTATTTTTAATTTAAAAGGATACCAGCCAACCTCTAACAGTATTACGATTTCATTTTACACGGAAAATATGGATGAATCTTTAGTCTTGGTGAGGAAGGCCGGGGGAAAGATTGCCACGGAACCTTGTGAAACTTGTGAGGGATCAAAAGATTATTTTGCTTACTTTTTAGATACCGAGGGAAACCGGATCGGTTTGTTTACACGAAACATTCATCCGGGGGAATAG
- a CDS encoding Rpn family recombination-promoting nuclease/putative transposase, protein MARENYVRFDWATKRLLRQKSNFVILEGFLSTLLGERIKIDRMLESEGNQQHAEDKFNRVDMLAENSKGELVIIEVQNNRELDYFHRMLYGVSKAITEYITKGEPYSQVKKVYSINTVYFDLGQGEDYVYHGNTSFEGIHKHDTLKLSLRQREQFIRENAGDLFPEYYVLRVNEFDKLAKTPLDEWIAFLKTGEIADNTKTSGLSEARELLRLDNLSPKERASYEAHLSALQYQRSVIQSGWIEGKAEGLAEGLAEGKVEGKAEGLIEGKAEGLAEGEKKKALTIAKQAKEMGMSIENILLLTGLKKEELPF, encoded by the coding sequence ATGGCACGAGAAAATTATGTACGATTCGACTGGGCAACCAAACGATTGTTAAGACAAAAATCAAACTTCGTGATTCTCGAGGGATTCCTCTCCACGTTACTGGGAGAACGTATCAAAATTGATCGTATGCTGGAAAGCGAGGGCAACCAGCAACATGCTGAAGATAAATTCAACAGGGTCGACATGCTGGCTGAAAACAGTAAAGGTGAACTCGTTATTATCGAAGTACAGAACAACCGGGAGCTGGACTATTTTCATCGTATGTTGTATGGAGTATCAAAGGCTATTACCGAATACATCACAAAAGGAGAACCCTACTCGCAAGTAAAAAAAGTATACTCCATAAACACCGTGTACTTTGACCTAGGACAAGGGGAAGACTACGTATATCACGGGAACACTTCTTTCGAAGGAATTCATAAACATGATACCCTCAAACTATCTTTACGACAACGAGAACAATTCATCCGTGAGAATGCCGGAGATCTTTTTCCTGAATACTACGTGCTACGTGTCAACGAGTTTGATAAACTGGCTAAAACTCCCCTTGACGAATGGATAGCTTTCTTGAAAACAGGTGAAATTGCCGACAACACAAAGACTAGCGGATTATCCGAAGCCCGAGAATTACTACGTCTTGACAATCTTAGTCCCAAAGAACGTGCCAGCTATGAAGCACATTTGAGCGCCCTACAATATCAACGCAGCGTGATCCAATCCGGCTGGATTGAAGGGAAGGCTGAAGGATTAGCTGAAGGATTAGCTGAAGGGAAGGTTGAGGGGAAAGCCGAAGGATTGATTGAAGGGAAGGCAGAGGGATTAGCTGAAGGAGAAAAAAAGAAGGCTTTGACGATAGCGAAACAAGCAAAAGAAATGGGTATGTCCATCGAAAATATTCTTTTACTAACAGGATTAAAAAAAGAAGAACTCCCATTTTAA
- a CDS encoding RNA polymerase sigma-70 factor gives MIELVEHRDAFECLFRENYTRLFYHAFSFLNDEEEAKDVVNDVFERVWMNFEKLEFSSSLVPLLYTLVRNRCVSLIRHKKVKERFSREIEVELEDHEEESVEYEMQIEKLRHLIELLPAQTKNVFKKCFLEGKKYQEAADDLGISINTVKTHVNKALRILREEFTEDYILLFILFR, from the coding sequence ATGATAGAATTGGTGGAACATCGGGATGCTTTTGAATGTTTGTTTCGGGAAAATTATACCCGGTTGTTTTATCATGCTTTCAGTTTTTTGAATGATGAGGAGGAGGCGAAGGACGTGGTGAACGACGTGTTCGAGCGAGTATGGATGAATTTTGAGAAATTGGAGTTTTCTTCTTCCCTTGTTCCGTTGCTGTACACTTTAGTTCGTAATCGTTGCGTGAGTTTGATTCGCCATAAAAAGGTGAAGGAGCGTTTTTCCCGGGAGATTGAAGTGGAGCTGGAAGATCATGAGGAAGAGTCCGTGGAGTACGAGATGCAGATCGAAAAATTGCGTCATTTGATCGAATTGTTGCCGGCTCAAACGAAGAACGTGTTTAAGAAATGTTTTCTAGAAGGGAAAAAGTATCAAGAGGCGGCAGATGATTTAGGTATCTCGATAAATACGGTAAAAACACATGTCAATAAAGCGTTGAGGATTCTGCGGGAGGAATTTACTGAAGATTATATTTTGTTATTTATTCTTTTTAGATAA
- a CDS encoding FecR family protein — protein sequence MVTENDLEKIEFALYVLQHPEIRGKMEVREWLESGKHRDLLEELRRFREAGELEAAMRSPDVEKQWQYFRGKTKPRVWRMYLKWWLSAAAVVLALVVTDILLNEWYFVDLSLENTVPVARQVRSDVKLITGTGNEFLLGTGHIDTLLKGEGLVVDSLKGRQYLKVLRVTDRVAEQYTLQIPRGAEYLVVLEDGSRVWLNSESEFRYPSVFDQGKREVYLKGEGYFEVVHDKERPFIVRTEKVSTRVLGTEFNVQSYTGKAVNVTLVKGSVAVRGNNDQANTSEVVLNPGENASWEGGRFRVETVDALKYVAWKDGFFYYDNEPLENILNELGRWFDFTVFYQNPEVKSYRFKFWANRKDTPEEIMERLNETGKLHVRFNGESVVVSL from the coding sequence ATGGTAACGGAAAATGATCTGGAGAAAATAGAATTTGCACTTTACGTACTGCAGCATCCTGAGATCCGGGGGAAGATGGAGGTACGGGAGTGGTTGGAATCGGGGAAACACCGGGATTTGTTGGAAGAGTTGAGGCGTTTCCGGGAAGCCGGAGAGCTGGAGGCGGCTATGAGGTCTCCGGACGTGGAGAAACAATGGCAATATTTCCGGGGAAAGACGAAACCTCGTGTGTGGAGAATGTATTTGAAATGGTGGTTAAGTGCTGCCGCAGTTGTTTTGGCGTTAGTTGTAACGGATATTTTACTGAATGAATGGTATTTCGTGGATTTGTCATTGGAAAACACTGTCCCGGTTGCACGACAAGTACGGTCGGATGTGAAGTTGATTACCGGGACTGGGAATGAGTTTTTGTTGGGAACCGGGCATATAGATACCTTATTAAAAGGGGAGGGGCTAGTTGTAGATTCCTTGAAAGGGAGGCAATACCTGAAAGTTTTACGGGTTACTGACCGGGTTGCGGAACAATACACGTTACAGATTCCCCGGGGAGCGGAGTATTTGGTGGTTCTTGAAGACGGAAGCCGGGTATGGTTGAATTCCGAGTCTGAATTTCGTTACCCCTCAGTATTTGATCAGGGTAAGCGAGAGGTTTATCTGAAGGGAGAAGGGTATTTTGAAGTAGTTCATGATAAAGAACGTCCTTTTATCGTGAGGACCGAAAAGGTAAGTACCCGCGTACTGGGGACGGAATTTAACGTACAATCTTACACGGGTAAGGCGGTGAACGTGACGCTGGTGAAAGGGAGCGTGGCAGTAAGAGGTAATAATGATCAGGCGAATACTTCGGAAGTTGTGTTGAACCCGGGAGAAAATGCCTCATGGGAGGGAGGACGGTTCCGGGTAGAAACAGTTGATGCCTTGAAGTACGTTGCTTGGAAGGATGGTTTCTTTTATTACGACAATGAGCCTTTGGAAAATATCTTGAACGAGTTGGGGCGTTGGTTTGATTTTACGGTGTTTTACCAGAATCCGGAAGTGAAAAGTTATCGCTTCAAGTTCTGGGCAAATCGTAAAGATACTCCCGAGGAGATTATGGAACGTCTGAATGAAACGGGTAAATTACACGTCCGGTTTAACGGGGAAAGTGTCGTCGTCTCGTTGTAA